One genomic window of Quercus lobata isolate SW786 chromosome 9, ValleyOak3.0 Primary Assembly, whole genome shotgun sequence includes the following:
- the LOC115961624 gene encoding metal transporter Nramp5-like encodes MRSQELQQVSNVVPSSSSWGGGSKRIATLNLEGTPPSNITDSPDHKQFDHHDEDSKKPGWRKFLSYVGPGFLVSLAYLDPGNLETDLQAGANHRFELLWVILIGLIFALIIQSLAANLGVSTGKHLSELCKAEYPKYVKYCLWLLAEVAVIAADIPEVIGTAFALNILFHIPIWTGVLITGLSTLLLLGLQRYGVRKLELLITILVFVMAACFFGEMGYVKPPAVAVLKGMFVPKLSGQGATGDAIALLGALVMPHNLFLHSALVLSRKIPNSVHGINDACRYFLIESGFALFVAFLINVAIVSVSGTVCSANNISNETANQCSDLNLNSASFLLKSVLGRSSSTIYAIALLASGQSSTITGTYAGQFIMQGFLDLKMKKWIRNLMTRCIAITPSLIVSIIGGSNGAARLIIIASMILSFELPFALIPLLKFSSSATKMGPHKNSIYVIVISWILGIGIIGINIYYLSTGFVDWLIHNNLPKVANVFVGLLVFPLMLVYILAIIYLTIRKDTVVTFVVPVKHDHPVAQNNMEHGLGNSCEVGELDHIPYRENLADIPLPK; translated from the exons aTGAGAAGCCAAGAACTGCAGCAAGTAAGTAATGTTGTACCATCATCATCGTCATGGGGTGGAGGGAGCAAACGTATAGCTACCCTTAATCTAGAGGGAACCCCACCCTCCAATATCACTGATAGTCCTGATCATAAACAGTTTGATCATCATGATGAGGACTCTAAG AAACCTGGGTGGAGAAAGTTCTTATCATATGTAGGCCCTGGATTCCTTGTCTCCTTAGCTTATCTTGACCCAGGCAATT TGGAAACTGATCTGCAGGCTGGAGCAAATCACAGATTTGAG CTACTGTGGGTGATACTTATTGGGTTGATCTTTGCGCTCATAATTCAATCGCTAGCTGCAAATCTTGGTGTAAGCACCG GAAAACACCTTTCAGAATTATGTAAGGCTGAGTACCCAAAATATGTGAAGTATTGCCTATGGTTGCTAGCAGAGGTTGCAGTAATAGCTGCTGACATACCCGAAG TGATTGGAACAGCTTTTGCACTAAATATACTATTCCACATCCCAATCTGGACTGGAGTTCTCATTACTGGTTTAAGTACTCTCTTACTTCTTGGCCTACAGAGATACGgg GTTAGGAAGCTGGAATTGCTGATAACAATACTGGTCTTCGTAATGGCTGCATGTTTCTTTGGAGAAATGGGTTATGTAAAGCCTCCAGCGGTTGCTGTGCTAAAGGGAATGTTTGTACCCAAGCTCAGTGGCCAAGGAGCCACCGGGGATGCCATAGCACTTTTGGGTGCCCTTGTCATGCC GCACAATCTCTTTCTCCACTCGGCTCTTGTGCTATCCAGAAAAATACCAAATTCTGTCCATGGCATTAAT GATGCATGTCGATATTTCCTAATAGAGAGCGGATTCGCATTGTTTGTTGCATTTCTAATCAATGTTGCAATTGTCTCTGTATCGGGCACCGTTTGCTCAGCCAATAATATCTCAAATGAGACTGCAAATCAATGCAGTGATCTTAACCTCAACTCAGCCTCTTTCCTTCTCAAG AGTGTATTGGGTCGGTCAAGCTCAACCATTTATGCCATTGCATTACTAGCCTCAGGGCAAAGCTCCACCATCACAGGCACTTATGCAGGGCAATTCATCATGCAG GGTTTCTTGGATCTTAAGATGAAAAAATGGATTAGAAACCTAATGACAAGGTGCATTGCCATTACACCTAGTCTTATTGTTTCCATTATTGGAGGATCTAATGGTGCAGCCCGACTTATCATCATCGCATCG ATGATACTTTCATTTGAGCTTCCATTTGCTCTAATCCCCCTCCTTAAATTTAGTAGCAGTGCCACAAAGATGGGACCACACAAGAATTCAATATAT GTTATTGTGATCTCATGGATCCTAGGCATCGGAATCATTGGCATCAACATCTACTACCTGAGCACAGGCTTTGTGGATTGGCTAATTCACAACAATTTACCAAAGGTTGCAAATGTGTTCGTTGGGCTCCTAGTGTTTCCCTTAATGCTTGTCTACATCTTAGCAATCATCTATCTTACCATCCGAAAAGACACTGTTGTAACATTTGTTGTGCCTGTAAAGCATGACCACCCAGTAGCCCAAAACAACATGGAACACGGGCTAGGCAATTCTTGTGAGGTGGGCGAGTTGGATCACATTCCTTACAGAGAGAATTTGGCTGATATCCCACTACCAAAgtga